One genomic segment of Profundibacter amoris includes these proteins:
- a CDS encoding amino acid ABC transporter permease, protein MTTLTDPPKESFRLSMLLYDTRYRSTTIQVVALLGFMLGAAWLINNVIVNLAAAGKTFNYGFLKEASGYDINQKLIAYNSQSSHMRAAVVGLMNTLLVAVMGCIAATILGVIIGVLRLSKNWVISRLAAVYVETLRNVPVLLWIVLIMAATSHQLPAPKDFRGDNPAATMKVFDSIAVTNRGVYLPEPLFSKGLGDLPVFPDKESKACQAFYNPDGTPATAKLAKFCGTFQISIDLMAILAVLIAGLITSKLIKTRADQIQKDTGVRPVTWYWRLAVVFLPTLAVLYILGFYLGYPELKGFNFKGGIHMRSSLLALWVALSLYTAAFIAEIVRAGIMAISKGQSEAAAALGLRQNRIMSLIVLPQALRVIVPPLISQYLNLTKNSSLAIAVGYMDITGTLGGITLNQTGRELETVLLLMLIYLIISLTVSSVMNYYNERTKLKER, encoded by the coding sequence ATGACAACACTGACCGACCCTCCGAAGGAGTCGTTCCGCCTTTCTATGCTGCTCTATGATACCCGCTATCGTTCAACCACCATTCAGGTTGTTGCGCTGCTGGGGTTCATGTTGGGCGCAGCTTGGCTGATCAACAATGTTATCGTTAATCTGGCGGCGGCCGGGAAAACCTTTAACTACGGTTTTTTGAAAGAAGCCTCCGGGTATGACATCAACCAGAAACTGATCGCCTATAATTCGCAATCGTCGCACATGCGCGCGGCTGTTGTTGGCTTGATGAATACGTTGCTCGTGGCCGTTATGGGTTGTATCGCAGCGACCATTCTGGGTGTGATTATCGGCGTTCTTCGCTTGTCCAAGAACTGGGTCATTTCCCGATTGGCGGCTGTTTATGTCGAAACATTGCGGAATGTTCCTGTGTTGTTGTGGATCGTGCTGATCATGGCTGCCACATCACACCAGTTGCCTGCCCCTAAAGATTTCCGCGGTGATAATCCTGCCGCAACGATGAAGGTCTTTGACAGCATCGCAGTTACCAACCGTGGTGTATATCTACCCGAACCTCTGTTTTCCAAAGGGTTGGGCGATTTGCCCGTATTCCCCGATAAAGAATCCAAAGCCTGTCAGGCCTTTTATAATCCGGATGGAACACCCGCGACGGCCAAACTGGCCAAATTCTGCGGCACCTTCCAGATCAGCATTGATTTGATGGCGATCCTTGCCGTTTTGATTGCAGGGCTGATAACCAGCAAACTGATCAAGACGCGGGCCGACCAGATACAAAAAGACACGGGCGTACGCCCTGTTACATGGTACTGGCGATTGGCGGTTGTATTCCTGCCGACATTGGCCGTGTTGTATATCCTCGGGTTTTATCTGGGCTATCCAGAACTAAAAGGGTTCAACTTTAAAGGCGGCATTCATATGCGGTCATCCCTGCTGGCGCTCTGGGTTGCTTTGTCCCTATACACGGCTGCATTTATCGCCGAGATCGTGCGTGCAGGTATCATGGCGATTTCCAAAGGCCAGTCTGAAGCAGCGGCTGCGCTAGGTTTGCGTCAAAACCGGATTATGAGCCTGATTGTTCTGCCGCAGGCGCTGCGTGTTATTGTTCCGCCGTTGATCTCGCAATATCTGAACCTGACCAAAAACTCGTCCCTGGCGATTGCGGTTGGCTATATGGATATCACCGGCACACTGGGGGGGATTACCCTGAACCAGACCGGTCGCGAGCTGGAAACAGTTCTGTTACTGATGCTGATCTACCTGATCATCTCGCTGACGGTTTCTTCGGTGATGAACTATTACAACGAACGAACAAAGCTGAAGGAGCGCTGA
- a CDS encoding HAD-IA family hydrolase, which translates to MSQPLRLAVFDVDGTLVDSQHHIAAAMAQTYAAEGLDSPPLEQVRGIIGLSLPHAMRQLSPDLTDAQYDALVEGYKATFRNKREAGQSAPLYAGIRDLLNGLAQDDHLLLGVATGKSRRGLDAMLRVHGLEKMFVTAQVADDHPSKPHPSMLHATLSDTGVKALHGVMIGDTTFDMEMGCAAGMVSIGVSWGYHDVDRLRAAGAAHIVDDTVALAALLTELWG; encoded by the coding sequence ATGAGCCAGCCGTTGCGTTTGGCGGTGTTCGACGTGGATGGCACGCTGGTCGATAGCCAGCACCACATCGCTGCGGCGATGGCGCAGACCTATGCGGCCGAGGGGCTGGACAGCCCTCCGCTGGAACAGGTGCGGGGGATTATCGGTCTGTCGCTGCCCCACGCGATGCGGCAGCTTTCGCCTGATCTGACTGATGCGCAGTATGATGCGCTGGTGGAAGGCTATAAGGCGACCTTCAGAAATAAACGCGAGGCAGGGCAGAGCGCGCCGCTTTATGCCGGTATTCGCGATCTGCTGAACGGGTTGGCACAGGATGATCACCTGTTGCTGGGCGTTGCCACCGGCAAATCGCGGCGCGGGCTGGATGCTATGCTGCGGGTTCACGGGCTGGAAAAGATGTTCGTCACCGCACAGGTGGCGGATGATCACCCGTCCAAACCGCACCCGTCGATGCTGCACGCAACACTGTCGGATACGGGTGTTAAGGCCCTGCACGGGGTGATGATTGGCGACACCACGTTTGATATGGAAATGGGCTGTGCGGCCGGTATGGTCAGTATCGGCGTGTCGTGGGGGTATCACGATGTGGACCGCCTGCGGGCGGCGGGGGCTGCGCATATTGTGGATGATACGGTGGCGCTGGCTGCGCTGCTGACAGAACTTTGGGGATAG
- a CDS encoding RluA family pseudouridine synthase — MSGVQKIEVAEDDGDQRLDRWFRRMFPHIAQGRIEKMCRKGDIRVDGGRVKANTRVQAGQVVRVPPLPEPHEITARAKTYDMISNADVEMMQDAVLYRDDYLIAINKPPGLPTQGGSKQTRHVDMLADALRFGYDQKPRLVHRLDKDTSGILLLARTRQVASALTEAFRSRETRKIYWAAVGGCPSPKMGTIKYGLLKAGGHGHEKMVCIHPDDVAHTDGAKRSTTDYMVLDSAAKRCAWVALVPITGRTHQLRAHMAEMGHPIIGDGKYGGSGQENQGDGWGAQLGGEISRKMHLHARSLLFPHPITGKMVKIIAPMPAHMKQTWSTFAWDERDVADDPFEEYL, encoded by the coding sequence ATGAGTGGTGTTCAGAAAATAGAAGTGGCTGAAGATGATGGCGATCAGCGGCTGGACCGCTGGTTTCGCCGGATGTTCCCGCATATCGCCCAGGGGCGGATCGAAAAGATGTGCCGTAAAGGTGACATTCGCGTTGATGGTGGTCGGGTAAAGGCCAACACGCGCGTGCAGGCGGGGCAGGTGGTGCGGGTGCCGCCATTGCCCGAACCACACGAAATTACCGCGCGGGCCAAAACCTATGACATGATCAGCAACGCCGATGTTGAAATGATGCAGGACGCTGTTCTGTATCGTGACGATTACCTGATTGCGATCAACAAACCGCCGGGCCTTCCGACACAGGGCGGCAGTAAACAGACCCGCCATGTGGATATGCTGGCCGATGCCCTGCGCTTTGGCTATGACCAGAAACCGCGGCTGGTGCACCGGCTGGACAAGGACACCTCCGGCATCCTGCTGCTGGCCCGCACGCGGCAGGTGGCGTCCGCTTTGACCGAGGCCTTCCGTTCCCGCGAGACCCGCAAGATTTACTGGGCCGCTGTTGGCGGTTGTCCTTCGCCAAAGATGGGCACGATCAAATACGGGCTGCTGAAGGCCGGCGGGCATGGTCACGAAAAGATGGTCTGCATCCATCCTGACGATGTGGCACATACGGACGGGGCCAAACGCTCGACCACCGATTACATGGTGCTGGACAGCGCCGCCAAGCGCTGTGCGTGGGTGGCGCTGGTGCCGATCACGGGACGGACACACCAGTTGCGGGCGCATATGGCCGAAATGGGCCACCCGATTATCGGCGATGGTAAATACGGTGGTTCGGGGCAGGAAAATCAGGGCGACGGTTGGGGTGCGCAATTGGGTGGCGAGATCAGCCGCAAAATGCACCTGCACGCCCGCAGCCTGTTGTTTCCGCACCCCATAACCGGCAAGATGGTGAAAATCATCGCACCGATGCCGGCCCATATGAAACAGACATGGTCAACCTTTGCCTGGGACGAACGTGACGTAGCGGATGACCCGTTCGAGGAATATCTATGA
- a CDS encoding ATP12 family chaperone protein: MAEWAAKRFWEKATVEVAGDGYQVLLDGRKLRTPVKSELIVPSREMAEAIAAEWQAQEEKIDPMTMPVTRSANAAIDKVGPMHAEVAALVSEYGGTDLLCYRAESPEGLVKRQSEAWDPLLEWAAETLKAPLKTTAGIVHVKQDAAVLANLAKRVSDMDNFRLAAFHDLVGMSGSLIIGFATIHRFLPVPELWRRSRIDEDWQIEQWGEDDEASATEAGKKVGFEHAARFYFMVNNG; the protein is encoded by the coding sequence ATGGCGGAATGGGCTGCAAAACGGTTTTGGGAAAAGGCCACGGTCGAGGTGGCGGGTGATGGCTATCAGGTGCTGCTGGACGGGCGCAAACTGCGCACGCCGGTCAAAAGTGAGCTGATCGTGCCCAGCCGCGAAATGGCCGAAGCGATTGCTGCCGAATGGCAGGCGCAGGAAGAAAAGATCGACCCGATGACCATGCCGGTCACGCGATCCGCCAATGCAGCGATCGACAAGGTGGGGCCGATGCACGCCGAAGTCGCGGCGCTGGTGTCGGAATATGGCGGCACGGACCTGTTGTGTTACCGCGCGGAATCGCCCGAAGGGCTGGTCAAACGCCAAAGCGAGGCGTGGGATCCGTTGCTGGAATGGGCCGCTGAAACCTTGAAGGCACCGTTGAAAACCACTGCGGGGATCGTGCATGTGAAACAGGATGCCGCTGTTTTGGCAAACCTTGCCAAACGGGTTTCGGATATGGACAATTTCCGCTTGGCCGCGTTTCACGATCTGGTCGGGATGTCGGGCTCGCTGATTATCGGCTTTGCCACGATTCACCGGTTCCTGCCGGTGCCCGAATTGTGGCGCCGCTCCAGAATCGACGAGGACTGGCAAATCGAACAATGGGGCGAGGATGACGAGGCATCCGCAACCGAAGCGGGAAAGAAGGTGGGATTTGAACACGCTGCCCGATTCTATTTTATGGTTAACAATGGCTAA
- the crcB gene encoding fluoride efflux transporter CrcB, producing MSYVTLLQVALGGAIGASLRYLTGVGTIRLFGPGLPWGTFVVNVVGSFVMGVIVVMLAHKGMTRQLAPFLMTGVLGGFTTFSAFSLDVLTMYERGDTTQAALYAVASVFLSLAAIILGLYAARTFWS from the coding sequence ATGTCTTATGTAACATTACTTCAGGTCGCCCTTGGCGGCGCAATCGGGGCCAGCCTACGTTATCTGACGGGTGTTGGCACCATCCGTCTGTTCGGCCCCGGGTTGCCCTGGGGGACGTTTGTGGTGAATGTGGTCGGATCCTTCGTTATGGGGGTGATCGTGGTGATGCTGGCCCACAAGGGCATGACGCGGCAACTGGCCCCGTTTCTGATGACCGGTGTGCTGGGCGGGTTTACCACGTTTTCGGCGTTTTCGCTGGATGTGCTGACGATGTATGAACGCGGCGACACAACACAGGCGGCGCTTTATGCGGTAGCGTCAGTGTTCCTGTCGCTGGCGGCAATAATTCTAGGGCTTTATGCAGCAAGGACGTTTTGGTCATGA
- the pdxR gene encoding MocR-like pyridoxine biosynthesis transcription factor PdxR, translating to MPLVEDTFFLDPNFQGTLQSQIQQIVASAILAGRLQAGEKLPSSRKLAEHLGISRITVTLAYHELVADDYIKSANRSGYYVSETAPMVPLPAIKGEMHKDTVDWTKAVQRDFTGGKTVKKNYNWRSYPYPFMYGQPDPDLFNQASWRLCAMQALGKKEFDSLTSDYAEQDDPELINFIARHTLPRRGILARPEQILVTVGAQNALWMAAQILLNERRAAAYENPGYHGIREILRHTGCTQFPVEIDDQGLPPDMLPDGLNALFITPSHQCPTTTTMPMDRRRELLRLANERNFLIVEDDYEFEMSFLKPPSPALKSLDEDGRVIYVGSFSKSLFPGLRLGYLVGSEPFIEQARALRLASLRHPPGYMQRTTAYFLGLGHYDAMIKRMRGVYQKRRQVTAQALANTEMKVAGRASFGGSGFWVEAPERVDTEVLRHRLADNGVLIEAGNPFFAGEDSPRNFFRLAYSSISSERIPEGIRRISQAIKEY from the coding sequence ATGCCGCTTGTTGAAGACACCTTTTTTCTGGACCCGAATTTTCAGGGCACATTGCAAAGCCAGATTCAACAGATCGTGGCCTCGGCCATTCTGGCGGGGCGTTTGCAGGCTGGGGAAAAGCTGCCATCATCGCGTAAGCTGGCGGAACATTTGGGAATTTCACGGATTACAGTGACACTGGCCTATCACGAACTGGTGGCGGATGATTACATCAAATCTGCCAACCGGTCGGGCTATTACGTATCCGAAACCGCGCCGATGGTGCCCTTGCCCGCCATCAAAGGCGAGATGCACAAGGATACGGTGGATTGGACGAAAGCCGTTCAGCGCGATTTTACCGGCGGCAAGACAGTCAAGAAAAACTATAATTGGCGCAGTTATCCCTATCCGTTCATGTATGGTCAGCCGGACCCCGACCTGTTCAATCAGGCCAGCTGGCGGTTGTGCGCAATGCAGGCGCTGGGGAAGAAGGAATTCGACAGCTTGACCTCGGATTACGCCGAACAGGATGATCCCGAGCTGATCAATTTCATCGCCCGCCACACCCTGCCACGGCGCGGGATTCTGGCGCGGCCGGAACAGATACTGGTGACGGTCGGGGCGCAGAACGCGCTGTGGATGGCGGCGCAGATATTGTTGAATGAAAGACGCGCGGCAGCCTACGAAAACCCCGGCTACCACGGCATCCGCGAGATTTTGCGCCACACAGGTTGCACCCAGTTTCCGGTGGAAATTGACGATCAGGGCCTGCCGCCGGATATGCTGCCGGACGGGCTAAACGCGCTGTTCATCACACCCAGCCACCAATGCCCGACAACCACAACCATGCCGATGGACCGGCGGCGCGAATTGCTGCGGCTGGCGAATGAACGCAATTTTCTGATTGTCGAGGATGACTATGAATTCGAGATGAGTTTCCTGAAGCCCCCGTCGCCCGCGCTAAAGTCGCTGGATGAAGACGGGCGGGTGATCTATGTCGGCAGCTTTTCCAAGTCGCTTTTCCCGGGTTTGCGGTTGGGATATCTGGTCGGGTCAGAGCCATTCATCGAACAGGCGCGCGCGTTGCGGTTGGCATCATTGCGCCACCCACCGGGATATATGCAGCGCACTACCGCGTATTTTCTGGGGCTTGGGCATTACGATGCAATGATCAAACGGATGCGCGGGGTTTACCAGAAACGGCGGCAGGTAACGGCACAGGCGCTGGCCAATACCGAGATGAAAGTGGCCGGCCGCGCATCATTTGGTGGGTCGGGTTTCTGGGTCGAGGCACCCGAACGGGTGGATACCGAGGTATTGCGCCACAGACTGGCCGATAACGGGGTTTTGATCGAGGCGGGAAACCCTTTTTTTGCCGGTGAGGATAGTCCGCGCAATTTTTTCAGGCTGGCATATTCCTCTATTTCGTCAGAGCGTATTCCAGAGGGTATCCGCCGGATTTCCCAAGCAATTAAAGAGTATTAG
- a CDS encoding amino acid ABC transporter substrate-binding protein — MKKSVFLGALTVASLTAGIAAAGTLDDVKARGKLNCGVSTGLVGFASPDANGKWEGYDVAVCRAVAAAVLGDNTAVEFVPLSSKTRFTALASGEVDMLARNTTWTFSRDVDLKLDFVGVNYYDGQGFMVPKALGVTSAKDLDGATVCIQTGTTTELNLADFFRTNGISYEPVPVENNAESQQQYLSGACDTLTTDASGLAATRAAFENPGDHIILPEIISKEPLGPLVRHGDNEWGDVVRWTLNALISAEELGITSANIEELSKGTNNPEINRILGTEGNLGEMLGLDADWAKRAISSEGNFGEIFEANIGEKTPIGLARGLNAQWTEGGLIYSPPFR; from the coding sequence ATGAAAAAATCCGTATTTCTTGGCGCTCTGACAGTTGCCAGCCTGACAGCTGGGATTGCAGCTGCTGGCACACTTGATGACGTGAAAGCACGCGGCAAATTGAACTGTGGTGTGTCCACCGGTCTGGTTGGCTTTGCATCGCCAGATGCAAACGGCAAATGGGAAGGCTACGACGTAGCTGTATGCCGTGCCGTTGCAGCCGCCGTTCTTGGCGACAACACTGCTGTTGAATTCGTTCCGCTCAGCTCGAAGACACGCTTCACCGCGCTGGCTTCTGGCGAAGTTGACATGCTGGCTCGTAATACCACATGGACATTCTCGCGCGACGTTGACCTGAAGTTGGACTTCGTTGGTGTTAACTACTACGACGGCCAAGGCTTCATGGTTCCCAAAGCATTGGGCGTGACTTCGGCCAAAGATCTGGACGGCGCGACTGTTTGTATCCAGACCGGTACAACAACCGAACTGAACCTGGCTGACTTCTTCCGCACAAACGGCATCTCTTACGAGCCCGTACCTGTGGAAAACAACGCTGAATCGCAGCAGCAGTACCTGTCCGGTGCTTGTGACACGCTGACAACAGACGCTTCTGGTCTGGCTGCTACACGCGCAGCATTCGAAAACCCCGGCGATCACATCATTCTGCCGGAAATCATTTCGAAAGAGCCTCTGGGCCCGTTGGTACGTCATGGTGACAACGAGTGGGGCGACGTTGTTCGCTGGACTCTGAACGCACTGATCTCGGCTGAAGAGCTGGGCATCACCTCGGCTAACATCGAAGAGCTGAGCAAGGGCACCAACAACCCTGAAATCAACCGTATCCTCGGCACCGAAGGCAACCTGGGCGAAATGCTGGGTCTGGACGCTGACTGGGCGAAACGTGCGATTTCTTCGGAAGGCAACTTTGGTGAAATCTTTGAAGCCAACATCGGCGAAAAGACACCAATCGGTCTGGCCCGTGGCCTGAACGCACAGTGGACCGAAGGCGGCCTGATTTACTCGCCTCCTTTCCGCTAG
- a CDS encoding aminotransferase class III-fold pyridoxal phosphate-dependent enzyme: protein MAFDVKTNSLAEYWMPFTDNKGFKENPRLITQASGVYMTDHKGGKVIDGSSGLFCSPAGHCHPKIIEAVHDAMQMTTYVSPFGSSHPLSFALAEKLARLLPEDFNHVFFVNSGSEAIDTALKMVMAYHSAMGNDRTRFVSRERAYHGVNIGGVSLSGLVNNRKSFPAVMPNIVMMRHTWNADELMVRGQPQTGVELAEDLQRAVDTFGGQTIAACFVEPVAGSTGILAPPVGYLERLRQICDENGILLVFDEVITGFGRIGGKFAADAFGVTPDIMTMAKALTNGSIPMGAVATTDNIHDVISDKAAPGAIEFFHGYTYSGHPAACAAGLAALSIYEDDDMYGRAATMSPYFLDSVYQLRDHPMVKDIRGIGMAAGVELKSNGKPGQRGGQAQVDLFWNGMHVKFTGDCGILSPMFISEKSHIDEMMEKLKKTLDGLT from the coding sequence ATGGCTTTTGACGTGAAAACAAATTCGCTCGCGGAATACTGGATGCCGTTTACCGACAACAAGGGGTTCAAGGAAAACCCGCGCCTGATCACACAGGCCAGCGGCGTCTATATGACCGACCACAAAGGCGGCAAAGTGATTGACGGCTCCAGCGGTTTATTCTGCAGCCCCGCCGGCCACTGCCACCCGAAAATAATCGAAGCGGTGCATGACGCGATGCAGATGACGACCTATGTTTCGCCCTTCGGATCGTCCCATCCGCTTAGCTTTGCCTTGGCCGAAAAACTGGCGCGCCTGTTGCCCGAGGACTTCAACCACGTCTTTTTCGTTAATTCGGGGTCCGAAGCCATAGATACCGCGTTGAAAATGGTGATGGCTTATCATTCTGCCATGGGAAATGACCGCACGCGGTTTGTGTCGCGCGAACGGGCCTATCACGGGGTGAACATCGGTGGCGTTTCGCTGTCGGGGTTGGTGAATAATCGCAAATCATTTCCGGCTGTGATGCCCAACATCGTCATGATGCGCCACACATGGAACGCGGACGAGTTGATGGTGCGCGGTCAGCCGCAAACCGGCGTGGAACTGGCCGAGGATTTGCAGCGTGCAGTGGATACATTCGGCGGGCAAACCATTGCCGCCTGTTTTGTCGAACCCGTTGCCGGCTCTACCGGCATCCTTGCCCCGCCGGTTGGTTATCTGGAACGGTTGCGCCAGATTTGCGATGAAAACGGAATTTTGCTGGTATTTGACGAGGTGATAACCGGCTTTGGCCGTATCGGCGGGAAATTTGCCGCCGATGCCTTTGGCGTGACACCCGATATCATGACGATGGCCAAGGCGCTGACCAACGGGTCCATTCCGATGGGGGCCGTGGCCACAACCGATAATATCCATGATGTGATTTCCGACAAGGCAGCACCCGGCGCGATCGAGTTTTTCCACGGCTACACCTATTCCGGCCACCCCGCCGCCTGTGCCGCCGGTCTGGCCGCGCTGTCGATTTACGAGGATGACGATATGTATGGCCGCGCCGCTACTATGTCGCCCTATTTTCTGGATTCGGTTTACCAGCTAAGGGATCATCCGATGGTCAAGGACATCCGCGGGATCGGCATGGCCGCGGGGGTCGAGCTGAAATCGAACGGCAAACCGGGCCAGCGTGGCGGGCAGGCGCAGGTTGATCTGTTCTGGAACGGAATGCATGTGAAATTCACAGGTGATTGCGGAATTCTGTCGCCGATGTTCATTTCCGAAAAATCCCATATCGACGAGATGATGGAGAAGTTGAAGAAAACACTGGACGGTCTGACTTAA
- a CDS encoding amino acid ABC transporter ATP-binding protein produces the protein MSESATARAQMSISDEVAIEITNMNKWYGAFHVLKDINLTVHRGERIVVCGPSGSGKSTLIRCINRLEEHQEGTIIVDGTELSSDLKNIDKIRSEVGMCFQHFNLFPHLTILENCTLAPIWVRKTPKAEAEATAMHFLEKVKIPEQADKYPGQLSGGQQQRVAIARSLCMKPRIMLFDEPTSALDPEMIKEVLDTMIELAEEGMTMICVTHEMGFAQAVANRVIFMDQGQIVEQNEPKEFFNNPQSDRTKLFLSQILGH, from the coding sequence ATGTCTGAATCCGCAACCGCACGCGCCCAGATGTCCATTTCGGACGAGGTGGCAATCGAAATCACCAATATGAACAAATGGTATGGCGCCTTTCACGTTCTGAAAGACATCAACCTGACGGTTCATCGCGGTGAACGGATCGTGGTTTGTGGCCCTTCGGGGTCAGGTAAATCCACATTGATCCGCTGCATCAACCGGCTTGAGGAACATCAGGAAGGAACAATCATTGTCGACGGAACCGAGCTGTCCTCGGATCTGAAAAACATCGACAAGATCCGGTCCGAGGTTGGCATGTGTTTCCAGCACTTCAACCTGTTCCCGCATCTGACCATTCTGGAAAATTGCACATTGGCACCGATCTGGGTTCGCAAGACACCCAAGGCCGAGGCCGAAGCAACCGCGATGCATTTCCTTGAAAAGGTGAAGATCCCCGAGCAGGCCGACAAATACCCCGGCCAGTTGTCCGGTGGTCAGCAACAGCGTGTGGCGATTGCCCGCTCGCTGTGTATGAAGCCGCGCATCATGCTGTTTGACGAGCCGACATCGGCGCTGGACCCCGAGATGATCAAAGAGGTTCTGGATACGATGATCGAGCTGGCCGAAGAAGGCATGACGATGATCTGTGTGACCCACGAAATGGGCTTTGCCCAGGCCGTGGCAAACCGCGTTATCTTTATGGATCAGGGGCAGATTGTGGAGCAGAATGAACCCAAAGAGTTCTTCAACAACCCACAATCCGATCGCACCAAACTGTTCCTGAGCCAGATTCTGGGCCACTAG
- a CDS encoding amino acid ABC transporter permease: MTMNSTQSYVRTEMLPEKAPPVTNVGIIGWVRQNLFATWLDAILTLMAIYIAYSVLSFLLPWIFGGFWNANSLNECRAKIIEVYGESQNRACWGVIHERFWQLMYGFYPEHLYWRPNLALILLFAGLAPILFGSLPKKLILVSVAVPFIAPWLLWGGSVWVPVTAFLGFVVGYLVHKFVSVAISPLLGLILGVLSAIIWWLFLMGPVGEALQNIIPLGIESVESRKFGGFMLSILLGITGITLSFPLGIILALGRQSNLIIVKSLCVGFIEFIRGVPLITLLFVASVLLQYFLPKGTEFDIILRVMIMVTIFAAAYMAEVIRGGLAALPKGQYEAADALGLDYWQAQRLIIMPQALKISIPGIVSTFIGLFKDTTLVSIIAMADPIQWVKFIQSDSDWNGIIWELYGFVAFVFFIFCFSMSRYSMYLERKLQTGH, encoded by the coding sequence ATGACTATGAATTCCACGCAATCATATGTGCGCACCGAAATGCTTCCGGAGAAAGCACCACCGGTAACCAACGTCGGGATTATCGGGTGGGTTCGGCAAAATCTGTTTGCCACCTGGCTGGATGCGATTTTGACACTGATGGCAATATACATCGCCTACTCGGTTTTGTCTTTCCTGCTGCCATGGATTTTTGGCGGTTTCTGGAATGCAAATTCGCTGAATGAATGCCGGGCAAAAATCATCGAGGTTTACGGTGAATCCCAGAACCGTGCCTGTTGGGGTGTGATCCATGAACGCTTTTGGCAGTTGATGTACGGGTTTTACCCTGAACATTTGTATTGGCGTCCAAATCTGGCCCTTATCCTTCTGTTTGCAGGCCTGGCGCCAATTCTTTTTGGAAGTCTGCCGAAGAAGCTCATTTTGGTATCGGTTGCCGTTCCTTTTATCGCACCCTGGTTGTTGTGGGGGGGCTCTGTCTGGGTTCCTGTTACGGCATTCCTTGGTTTCGTTGTTGGATATCTGGTGCACAAGTTTGTATCGGTGGCAATCAGCCCGCTCCTCGGTTTGATCCTGGGTGTTCTGTCTGCAATCATCTGGTGGCTGTTCCTTATGGGACCGGTCGGGGAGGCACTGCAAAACATCATCCCGCTTGGAATTGAAAGCGTCGAAAGCCGGAAATTTGGTGGCTTCATGCTATCGATCCTGCTGGGGATCACGGGGATTACACTTTCTTTCCCGCTGGGGATTATTCTGGCACTTGGGCGGCAGTCAAATCTGATCATCGTGAAATCGCTTTGTGTCGGATTCATCGAGTTCATCCGCGGTGTGCCGCTGATTACCTTGTTGTTCGTGGCTTCGGTGTTGTTGCAATACTTCCTGCCCAAAGGCACCGAGTTTGACATCATCCTGCGGGTTATGATCATGGTCACCATTTTTGCCGCTGCCTATATGGCCGAGGTAATCCGTGGTGGCTTGGCCGCTTTGCCGAAAGGCCAGTATGAGGCAGCCGATGCGCTGGGCCTTGATTACTGGCAGGCACAGCGTCTGATCATCATGCCGCAAGCGTTGAAGATTTCGATCCCGGGTATCGTTTCAACCTTTATCGGGTTGTTCAAGGATACCACTCTGGTTTCGATCATCGCGATGGCTGACCCGATCCAGTGGGTGAAATTCATCCAGTCCGATTCCGATTGGAATGGCATCATTTGGGAACTCTACGGCTTTGTCGCCTTTGTGTTCTTCATCTTCTGCTTCTCCATGTCCCGCTATTCCATGTATCTGGAGCGCAAGCTTCAGACTGGTCATTAA